The following DNA comes from Gemella massiliensis.
CGATTATTATTGGAGCCGTTGTGGCTTATTATACCGGTCCATATTTAATTAGTGGTATGAAAATGCTTGGTTCATTTATTCGAGAGGCAACAGAATTACAACCATTTATAATGGGAATAGTTGTATCAGTTGTAATGGGAATTATTTTAACATTACCGATTAGTTCGGCGGCATTATCTATAATTTTAGGATTGTCGGGTATAGCGGCAGGAGCTTCTACTGTCGGGTGTGCGGCGCAAATGGTAGGATTTGCGGTAATTAGTTTTAAAGCAAATGGTTGGAACGGATTACTTGCACAAGGTTTAGGAACATCAATGCTTCAGGTTCCGAATATTATGAAAAAACCTATTATATGGATACCGCCTATTATAGCAAGTGCTATACTTGGTCCGGTAGCAACACTTGTATGTGCAATGGAGAATAACCCTGCCGGTGGTGGTATGGGGACATCAGGTCTTGTTGGACAACTTATGACATGGCAAACAATGGCTGGGCATACTAACCATATGATACTTCTTGTAGAAATATTGCTACTGCATTTTATTTTGCCGGCGATATTATCGTATGCAGTTTATTATTACATGGAAAAAAAAGGATATGTTAAATCATCAGATTACCAACTTGCATTATAATAAATAATACATCATACATATATATATATTATGTACAGTTAATTAATAAAGTATTTAAGATAGGTGCAAGAATTTTGATGAATATGCAAAAAGACGGATAAAATAAAAATACCGCTCAAAAAAATTAGTGCAATTTAAAAACAATCTCAATGTTATATGACTGACGTTGAGATTGTTTTTTGCTGTTTTAACGAGATAATAAATATTATACTATGAAAAGTTAAAATATAAAAAAATTGTAAATACATATAAATAGTATTCAAAAGTCATTAAAATATGGTAAAATAAATAGGACTGTAAATACAATTATATATTTATATACAAAATATTATTTTTTGCTGATTTTATAGTAGTATGTTACCCTTAAAAATTAACCTTTGAACAGCAACGAACTTAATAGCAATGTTTGTAGTGGTAATAGTAAAATGCTAAAAGCATTTTACTTGGAGAATTTTAGACCTTGGCTAAAATTCTAGCCGAAAAATCCACCTACGTAGTAGGTTAGTTGTAGGCGTCCATACCACTACTAACCATTGCTGGAATATTTGTAAAATAATATATAATTAAATAACAAAAGGAGTTAAAATTGCATGGTTATTCAATGGTTTCCCGGGCATATGGCAAAGGCAACAAGAGAAGTAAAAGAAAAATTAAAATTAGTAGATATTGTATTTGAACTTGTAGATGCTCGTTGTCCGTTATCATCACACAACATGTACTTAGATGAAGTAGTGAAAGACAAAAAGAAAATTATTATTTTTAATAAGGTTGACCTATGTGATAGAAAAGAAACTGCAAAATGGAAAAATTATTTTGAAGATAAAGGATATGTTGTTGTTTACACTGATT
Coding sequences within:
- a CDS encoding PTS transporter subunit IIC, whose protein sequence is MNKNSLLSKVFHRYFIVALNGMALGLFCTLIIGLIIKQIALSLSGGLSGFLVAVATIAMALTGPVIGIGVAHALKAPKLVILASGVVGFLGAFGSNLGTNHLIEQGKLSISGSGDPLGAFIAVVIAAECGRLISGKTKIDIIVTPFVTIIIGAVVAYYTGPYLISGMKMLGSFIREATELQPFIMGIVVSVVMGIILTLPISSAALSIILGLSGIAAGASTVGCAAQMVGFAVISFKANGWNGLLAQGLGTSMLQVPNIMKKPIIWIPPIIASAILGPVATLVCAMENNPAGGGMGTSGLVGQLMTWQTMAGHTNHMILLVEILLLHFILPAILSYAVYYYMEKKGYVKSSDYQLAL